The nucleotide sequence GCCATGGCCGCTTCGAGCTCGCGGTCCAGCTCTTCGCTATCGACATCGAGTCCACGGATAAGATTACGATTCACCATAAATGACTGCTTTTACTTTCGCTTGGCCGGTCTCGCGGCGTACTTATTGGCGACGGCGAGAAACAAGTCGGGCTGGCAACCGCGGGCAATTGTTGGCGGATCGGAGCGGGACTGTGTTTCCCGTTGACTGGATCCGCAAAGCCCAACGTCCGAGAGATCGGACGCTTTGGTCGGCCACCTTCGCCCCCGAAGACCCGGCGAAAGATGCCGAGCCGGCCGGAATGAAAAAATGCCAATTTTCGGCTCCGGACTCCCCGCGCGAGGAATCAACCAACGGCCGCCAAAAGGAACCCAATATAATACCGGCCCCGGCAAGGCCCGGCAATGGGAACTTGGGCAGGATAAATCCATAGCAAATCAATTCTCAATCGCTTCCAGCCGAACACCATACTCGTCGTAGGCGATCGACCACTTCGCGCATCTCGGTTCTGGTAGCGGTCGCCTCCGAACACGAAACGTGGCTGGTTGAAATCGCCTCCCGCGATCGGTTAGAGTGGTGCTGGCAATTTATCGTCGCGCCCGCGATTGTCCGACCCGCCCGCCACCCCGCCCAGAGGATCCTTGCCATGCGTCGCCGCACTTTTCTCAAGCACACTGCCGTTGCCGCCGGCACGGCTGCCGCCGCCGTCCATTCCGCCCCGCTGCTGTTGGGAATGGAAGATAAGGCCGGCTCGAAGAACCCGATCATCGGCACAGGCGAGTTTCAATACGAATGCATTCACGGCTGGGGCGAGCTGCCCAAGCAAATCCAATGGGAAACCACCCACGGCGTGACGATCGACGATGCCGGCCTCATCTATATCACGCACCAAGGACACGGCCATCATGCGATGGACACGACCGTCGTGTTCGATCCCAAAGGGAAATACGTCCGCTCGTTTGCCAAAGACATCTATCCCGGCGGCCATGGCATCGATCTGCGGAAAGAAAGCGGCGAAGAGTTTTTGTATATGTGCGACATCGACCATCGCCAGGTCGTGAAGACGAATCTCAAAGGCGATGTCGTCTGGAAAAAGGATTATCCGAAGGAGCCGGGCGTTTACAAAAATGCCTCGGGCTACAAGCCGACGAATGTCGCTTTCGCTCCCGACGGCGGGTTTTATGTCGGCGACGGCTACGGTTCGCACTACATCCATCAATACGACAAAGATGCCAAATGGGTCCGCACCTGGGGCGGGTTCGGCAAAGAGCCCGGCAAGATGAACACGCCCCACGGCCTCTGGCTCGACGATCGCCCCGGCCGCACGAAGTCGCTGGTGGTGGCCGATCGGGCCAATGCCCGGCTGCAATACTTCACGCTCGACGGCAAGTTCATCAGCATCGTCAACGACGTGCTCTTCCCGGCACACTTCGACATTCGCGGCGATGTGCTTATGGTGCCAGATCTTTATGCCCGGGTGTCGCTATTCGACCGCGACAACAAGCCGATCGTGCATCTGGGAGACGACGCGGCGTGGATCGCCGAAGTGAAAAAAATGCAGATTCGCAATGACCCGAAGCGCTGGGTGGCGGGAAAATTCGTGCATCCGCATGATGCCTGCTTCGACCATGACGGAAACATCTTCGTCGTGGAATGGGTTGCCACGGGCCGGGTGACGTTGCTCAAGAAAGTGAGCTGACAGAAGGCTGAAGGCTACAGGCTACTTCAGGACGCGCGGAACGAAAGGTGTTCGGAAAATGAAGTCGTCATGTGCGGATCGGGTTCTTTCGGAAGGCGTCGTCATTGCGATGATCGCAACGGGGCT is from Pirellulales bacterium and encodes:
- a CDS encoding twin-arginine translocation signal domain-containing protein, with translation MRRRTFLKHTAVAAGTAAAAVHSAPLLLGMEDKAGSKNPIIGTGEFQYECIHGWGELPKQIQWETTHGVTIDDAGLIYITHQGHGHHAMDTTVVFDPKGKYVRSFAKDIYPGGHGIDLRKESGEEFLYMCDIDHRQVVKTNLKGDVVWKKDYPKEPGVYKNASGYKPTNVAFAPDGGFYVGDGYGSHYIHQYDKDAKWVRTWGGFGKEPGKMNTPHGLWLDDRPGRTKSLVVADRANARLQYFTLDGKFISIVNDVLFPAHFDIRGDVLMVPDLYARVSLFDRDNKPIVHLGDDAAWIAEVKKMQIRNDPKRWVAGKFVHPHDACFDHDGNIFVVEWVATGRVTLLKKVS